The region ATAGGAAAAAGGGCGGCTTCCCCCGGACGCCGCCCTTCCCGTAACCCGCAAGGCGGGCTGGATCGTTCGCCGGTTCGCTCAGGCCTTCTTCGGCTTGCCGTAGCGACGGCGGGCAACCAGGCCGGCGGCTGCTGCGCCGAACAGGATCACCATCGAAGGTTCGGGCACTTCGGTGCCGCTGCTGGTCGACGAGGTGGTCGTGGTGCCGCCGTTCGAACTGGACGAAGACGTCGACGACGAGGTCGACGACGATGTCGAGGACGACGTCGACGAAGACGTCGAGCTTGAGGTCGAACTCGATGTGGACGACGAGGTCGACGAGCTTGAGGTGACGTTGCCCGAGGAGGTCGAGGTCGACGAACTGGTGCTCACGTTGCCGGACGAGGTGCTGACATTCCCGCTCGAGGTCGAGACGTTGCCGCTGCTGGTGCTGACGTTGCCCGAGCTCGTGCTGACCGATCCGCTCGAAGTGCTGACATTGCCGGACGACGTCGAGGTCGAGGTGGAAACGCCGCCGGTCGAGGTCGAGACGCCGCCGGTGGTGGTTGAACTGGTGATGCCGCCCGAGGAGGTCGAGGTCGATCCGCCCGAGGTTGACGATGACGTGGACCCGCCCGAGGTGGAGGTGGAACCGGTGCTGGTGGACGAGACGACGACGCTACCACCGCCGCCGCTGCTGCCGCCAAAGAAGCCGCCGAAGAAGCCGCCCCCGAAGCCGCCGATGCCGCCGCCGCCGATCACCACCGGAACGCCGCCGCCGCTGGACCCGGTCGGCTGCGGCGGCATCGGCGGCATGTAGGGCACTGGCACCATTGCCATCTGCGGCGCGGGCTCGCAGGTCCTGGTGGTCGTCGTGGTCACGACGCGGCGGGCGCGGTGGATCTCGCGCTTGGCCGGGCGCTTCGCGATCCGCTTGGCGGGCTTGGTCGTCTTGACCTTCACCGGCTTGACGTGGTGGATCTCGCCCTTCGAAGGCGCTTCAGAAACGTGCACCGCGCCGCCGCCGAGCATCGCCCCGCCTGCTGCAGCCGCCGCCAGTTTTGCCAATGCCATCCGAACCGACATGATCGTTGCTTCCGTTCTCGTTCTCGGCGGAAGGGGCTACCAGAAGCGGGTTAATGCTCTGCTGACCCTTCCTTACCGATCGAAGAACGCAGATGGGGCGCGTGGGGCAATGCCGTTAACCCTCTTCTTACCGGTGAATCTGCCCGAAAACGGGACCGAAGCGGGTGAACCGTTAACTCTGTGCCAGAATGGGACCGAACCGCCGGCGAGGATGAAGGTTGGAATCCAACTCCATGGCAACTCCCCCTGACTCTCCTGCAACTCTCGTCAGCGGAGGGCAGACTCGGGCGCTAGTCTGCCTGGTCGAAGAGAGACGGTGTCGAGCCGCTCGGCGGAGTGAGTCCGAGGTGCTGCCATCCTCGATCGTTGAGGCACCGTCCACGTGCCGTGCGCGCGATCAGCCCAAGCTGGATCAGGTAGGGCTCGATCACTTCCTCGATCGTGTCGCGCGGTTCGGAAAGCCCGGCGGCGAGCGTTTCGACGCCGACCGGGCCGCCCTTGTAGATGTCGGCGATCATCGTCAGGTAACGGCGGTCCTGCAGGTCGAGGCCGATCTTGTCGACCTCGAGCCGGGTCAGCGCGTTGTCGGCAATGGATTGCGTGATCTTCTCTGCGCCTGCCACTTGCGCGAAGTCGCGCACGCGGCGCAGGAGGCGGCCGGCGACGCGGGGGGTGCCGCGCGATCGGCGGGCGATCTCGGTGGCGCCGCCCTTATCGATGCCGATCCCCATCAGCGAAGCGCCGCGCGCGACGACGCGCTCCAGTTCCTCGACCGAGTAGAACTGCAGCCGCACCGGGATGCCGAAGCGATCGCGCAGCGGGGTTTGCAGCAGGCCCTGCCGCGTGGTCGCGCCGATCAGGGTGAAGGGCGGCAGGTCAATCCGCACCGAGCGGGCCGAGGGGCCTTCGCCGATCATCAGATCGAGCGCGCGGTCCTCCATCGCCGGATAGAGCACTTCCTCGACCACGGGATTGAGGCGGTGAATCTCGTCGATGAACAGGACGTCGCCGTGTTCGAGATTGGTCAGCAGCGCAGCAAGATCGCCCGCCTTGGCAATGACCGGGCCGGACGTGGCGCGGAAATTGACGCCCAATTCGCGCGCGATGATCTGGGCGAGCGTGGTCTTGCCGAGGCCCGGCGGGCCGAAGAACAGCACATGATCCATCGCCTCGCGCCGCATCTTGGCGCTTTCGATGAAGACCTGCAGGTTGTCCTTGGCAGCGGCCTGCCCGACAAATTCGGCCAGCGTCTTGGGCCGCAGGGCAGCGTCCTGATCCTCGATCTGCGAGGCGGCGGAGAGGAGGGGGTTATCGGTCATTTGTCCTGGCAATTCTGTGCAGCGTAATCCCAAGACCCGCCGGCATCGAGGCAGCTGTCGATAGCAACTTCAGCGGACCCAAAGTGCCAAACGAGTGACAGGCCA is a window of Novosphingobium sp. THN1 DNA encoding:
- the ruvB gene encoding Holliday junction branch migration DNA helicase RuvB encodes the protein MTDNPLLSAASQIEDQDAALRPKTLAEFVGQAAAKDNLQVFIESAKMRREAMDHVLFFGPPGLGKTTLAQIIARELGVNFRATSGPVIAKAGDLAALLTNLEHGDVLFIDEIHRLNPVVEEVLYPAMEDRALDLMIGEGPSARSVRIDLPPFTLIGATTRQGLLQTPLRDRFGIPVRLQFYSVEELERVVARGASLMGIGIDKGGATEIARRSRGTPRVAGRLLRRVRDFAQVAGAEKITQSIADNALTRLEVDKIGLDLQDRRYLTMIADIYKGGPVGVETLAAGLSEPRDTIEEVIEPYLIQLGLIARTARGRCLNDRGWQHLGLTPPSGSTPSLFDQAD
- a CDS encoding PEP-CTERM sorting domain-containing protein; amino-acid sequence: MPEPSMVILFGAAAAGLVARRRYGKPKKA